A part of Cryptococcus tetragattii IND107 chromosome 3, whole genome shotgun sequence genomic DNA contains:
- a CDS encoding adenylosuccinate synthetase: MAPSQEGVTVVLGAQWGDEGKGKLVDILAAEADICARCAGGNNAGHTIVVRNDKGEKTSYAFNLLPSGLINPECTAFIGSGVVVHVPSLFNELDTLERKGLKVAGRLFVSDRAHLVMGFHQIVDGLKEVELGGSSIGTTRKGIGPAYSSKASRSGLRVHHLFDPTFPAKFRKLVEGRFKRYGHFEFDTEGEIEMYLAFAERLRPFIVDGPTFMHNALSSGKRVLVEGANALMLDLDYGTYPFVTSSSTSIGGVVSGLGISPFAIKRVVGVIKAYTTRVGGGPFPTEDLGTVGETLQEVGAEYGTVTGRRRRCGWLDLVVMKYSTLINGYTSLNLTKLDVLDGFEEIKVATGYKIDGVEVEGFPADLDRLAKVEVQYATLPGWKTDISNCKTYEEFPENAKAYIKFIEDYLGVKVQYVGVGPGRDQNVIIF, encoded by the exons ATGGCTCCAT CCCAGGAGGGAGTTACTGTTGT TCTCGGAGCCCAATGGGGTGACGAGGGCAAGGGAAAACTTGTGGACATCCTTGCCGCTGAAGCGGACATTTGCGCTCGATGTGCCGGTGGTAACAATGCCGGCCACACCATTGTTGTCAGAAATGACAAGGGCGAGAAAACCAGCTATGCTTTCAACCTTTTGCCCAGTG GATTGATCAACCCTGAGTGCACTGCGTTCATTGGCTCTGGTGTTGTCGTTCACGTCCCTTCGCTTTTTAATGAGCTCGACACTCTTGAGCGAAAGGGTCTTAAGGTTGCCGGTCGACTCTTTGTCTCCGATAGGGCTCATCTCGTCATGGGTTTCCACCAGATCGTTGATGGTCTCAAGGAGGTTGAGCTTGGTGGCTCGTCCATTGGCACTACCAGGAAGGGTATCGGACCCGCTTACTCTTCCAAGGCCTCTCGATCTGGTCTTCGTGTCCATCACCTCTTCGACCCTACCTTCCCTGCCAAGTTCAGGAAGCTGGTCGAGGGCAGGTTCAAGCGATACGGCCATTTCGAGTTCGACACagagggagagattgagatgTACTTG GCCTTTGCCGAGCGTCTCCGACCTTTCATTGTGGACGGACCCACCTTCATGCACAATGCTCTGAGCTCTGGCAAGCGAGTTCTCGTTGAGGGTGCCAACGCCCTTATGCTTGACCTCGACTATGGTACCTACCCCTTcgtcacttcttcttctacttccaTTGGTGGTGTCGTCAGCGGACTCGGTATCTCCCCATTCGCTATCAAGCGTGTCGTCGGTGTCATCAAGGCCTACACTACTAGAGTTGGTGGTGGTCCCTTCCCTACTGAGGATCTTGGTACCGTTGGTGAGACCTTGCAAGAGGTCGGTGCCGAGTACGGTACCGTCACTggcaggagaaggcgatgCGGATGGCTCGACTTGGTCGTTATGAAGTACTCCACTTTGATCAACGGTTACACTAGTCTCAACCTTACCAAACTTGATGTTCTTGACGGatttgaagagatcaaggTCGCCACTGGCTATAAGATCGATGGTGTCGAGGTTGAAGGTTTCCCTG CCGATCTTGACAGACTCGCCAAGGTTGAGGTTCAGTACGCCACCCTTCCCGGGTGGAAGACAGACATCTCCAACTGCAAAACATACGAAGAATTCCCCGAGAACGCCAAAGCGTATATCAAGTTTATTGAGGATTACTTGGGCGTCAAGGTTCAATATGTCGGTGTTGGTCCTGGTCGGGACCAGAACGTTATCATCTTCTAA